A portion of the Betta splendens chromosome 2, fBetSpl5.4, whole genome shotgun sequence genome contains these proteins:
- the ccdc28a gene encoding coiled-coil domain-containing protein 28A has protein sequence MEERKLKRKSTRSSTNTAAPTGGSSRKNSALSGGRHLGYGHNMGTHSSQKSKTRRSDKPRYQLGLGAKANASQGQAAPVIQHSFLTDVSDVQEMENGLLSLLNDFHSGKLQAFGNECSIDQMEHVREMQEKLARLHFDLYGEVDEMPEDQRKMACDTNMDKLLLNLEELSSSIQKLNLADTQEAARTAST, from the exons ATGGAGGAGCGTAAGCTAAAGAGAAAAAGTACCAGGAGCTCCACGAACACCGCGGCTCCCACCGGTGGCTCCAGCCGGAAGAACAGCGCTTTGTCCGGCGGACGGCACCTCGGTTACGGCCATAACATGGGCACGCACTCCAGCCAGAAGAGCAAGACGAGGCG GTCCGATAAACCCAGGTACCAGCTGGGTTTGGGTGCTAAAGCAAATGCGAGCCAAGGCCAGGCAGCTCCTGTCATCCAGCACTCGTTTCTGACTGATGTTTCAGACGTGCAAGAGATGGAGAATGGCCTGCTCAGTCTTCTCAACGACTTTCACTCAGGGAAACTTCAAGCGTTTG GCAATGAGTGCTCCATTGACCAGATGGAGCATGTGCGAGAGATGCAGGAGAAGCTGGCACGTTTGCACTTTGACCTGTATGGAGAGGTGGATGAAATGCCAGAGGACCAGAGAAAAATGGCATGTGACACCAACATGGACAAATTACTTCTCAAT CTTGAGGAGCTGAGTTCATCCAT TCAGAAGCTGAATCTAGCTGACACCCAGGAGGCCGCGAGGACTGCCAGTACCTGa